In Holophagales bacterium, one DNA window encodes the following:
- a CDS encoding glycosyltransferase: MRASGLPGRVERALSRWLRRLRRLDSRVVALHPGGEPAGRALLSYIIDGFLLPLDAELPRSHTHFWESREMGRILVDLGFAVDAIHWTNASFVPAAPYDLLVDVRLNLERLAPRLGPSCLRVMHAETSHRSFHNPEQQRRLDELAARRGVRLAPQKMLEENRAIEIADAAIVIGNQATLATYAFAGKPMWPVPISQPLLYPFPDGKDFAACARRYLWFGSGGLVHKGLDLVLELFAGLPDYHLTVCGPVDRERDFARLYHRELYETPNIRTVGWVDIASSEFLAIARDSLGLLYPSCSEGMNGGTVTCMHAGLIPVVSRPTGVDVDPSCGILLADCHPETLRRTVVELSSRPPHELAALARRSWETARRRNTRASFRQGWESAMREILSRFRPAIALRPECR; the protein is encoded by the coding sequence ATGCGCGCCAGCGGCTTGCCTGGACGGGTAGAGCGGGCGCTCTCCCGGTGGCTGCGGCGGCTCCGGCGCCTCGACTCTCGCGTCGTCGCGTTGCACCCCGGCGGCGAACCGGCGGGACGAGCCCTTCTCTCCTACATCATCGACGGATTCCTCCTGCCGCTCGACGCCGAGCTGCCGCGCAGCCATACCCACTTCTGGGAGTCGCGCGAGATGGGACGGATCCTCGTCGACCTCGGCTTCGCCGTCGACGCGATCCACTGGACCAACGCGAGCTTCGTGCCGGCGGCACCTTACGACCTGCTCGTCGACGTGCGGCTGAACCTCGAACGCCTCGCACCGCGGCTCGGACCGTCCTGTCTGCGCGTCATGCACGCAGAGACCTCCCACCGCTCTTTCCACAACCCGGAACAACAGCGCCGGCTCGACGAGCTCGCCGCACGCCGTGGCGTGCGGCTGGCACCCCAGAAGATGCTCGAGGAGAACCGGGCGATCGAAATCGCCGACGCGGCGATCGTCATCGGCAATCAGGCGACACTCGCCACCTATGCCTTCGCCGGCAAGCCGATGTGGCCGGTACCGATCTCGCAGCCGCTGCTCTACCCCTTTCCGGACGGGAAGGACTTCGCCGCGTGCGCGCGACGCTACCTCTGGTTCGGCTCCGGGGGACTGGTGCACAAGGGGCTCGACCTCGTGCTCGAGCTATTCGCCGGGCTGCCCGACTACCACCTCACGGTCTGCGGTCCGGTCGACCGGGAGCGCGATTTCGCCCGCCTCTACCATCGCGAGCTCTACGAGACGCCGAACATCCGCACCGTCGGCTGGGTCGACATCGCCAGCTCCGAGTTCCTTGCCATCGCCCGGGACTCGCTGGGCTTGCTCTACCCGTCCTGCTCGGAGGGAATGAACGGCGGCACGGTCACCTGCATGCACGCCGGCCTGATCCCGGTCGTCTCGCGGCCGACCGGCGTCGACGTCGACCCTTCCTGCGGCATCCTGCTCGCCGACTGCCACCCGGAGACCCTGCGTCGGACCGTCGTCGAGCTCTCGTCTCGGCCGCCGCACGAGCTCGCTGCGCTCGCTCGCCGGTCCTGGGAGACGGCACGGCGGCGCAACACCCGGGCGAGCTTCCGCCAGGGTTGGGAGTCGGCGATGCGCGAGATCCTCTCCCGCTTCCGTCCGGCGATCGCCCTCCGCCCCGAATGCCGATGA
- a CDS encoding ABC transporter ATP-binding protein: MKPVPVFSARGLTKRYRLGDTVVEALRGVDLEVAPGEVLVVAGPSGSGKSTLLHLLGTLDEPDAGQLVIGGRPVAALGDGERTRLRRSRLGFVFQSFNLLPVLTAIENVELPLWLAGVGSRERRERARELLAEVGLARRGEHRPDQLSGGERQRVAIARALVARPLAVLADEPTGNLDSTTATEVLDLLLALNEGHGTTFVLSSHDPALIARAPRCLRLRDGRIVADERGAA; encoded by the coding sequence ATGAAACCCGTCCCCGTCTTCTCCGCCCGCGGCCTGACCAAGCGCTACCGCCTCGGCGACACCGTCGTCGAGGCGCTGCGTGGTGTCGACCTCGAGGTGGCCCCGGGTGAGGTGCTGGTCGTCGCCGGTCCGTCGGGCAGCGGCAAGAGCACCCTGCTTCATCTCCTCGGCACGCTCGACGAGCCCGACGCCGGGCAACTGGTGATCGGCGGCCGGCCGGTCGCCGCCCTTGGTGACGGCGAACGGACTCGGCTGCGGCGGAGCCGGCTCGGCTTCGTCTTCCAGAGCTTCAACCTGTTGCCGGTGCTTACGGCGATCGAGAACGTCGAGCTGCCGCTCTGGCTTGCCGGCGTCGGCAGTCGCGAGCGACGGGAACGGGCGCGGGAGCTGCTCGCCGAGGTGGGGCTCGCGCGCCGCGGCGAGCATCGGCCGGACCAGCTCTCGGGCGGCGAGCGCCAGCGCGTCGCGATCGCCCGGGCGCTCGTGGCACGCCCGCTCGCCGTGCTCGCCGACGAGCCGACCGGCAACCTCGACTCGACCACCGCCACCGAGGTGCTCGACCTGCTGCTCGCCCTGAACGAAGGGCACGGCACGACCTTCGTGCTCTCGAGCCACGATCCGGCGCTCATCGCCCGCGCGCCACGCTGTCTGCGACTGCGCGACGGACGGATCGTCGCCGACGAACGGGGGGCAGCCTGA
- a CDS encoding tetratricopeptide repeat protein, which yields MPVASDQSRRVSVLPRAGGPAPPLSPGLLAVALAGLVLVVFRPALEAGFELVDDNLYVTDNPAVRAGLGWPGLRWAATAIVAGNWHPLTLLSHQLDVTLFGLDPRGHHLTSVLLHAATAAILFLLLQAATGATGRAFAATTLFALHPLRVESVVWVAERKDVLCGLLFLLALGAYGRWTARPGPGRLALLLTAFAAALAAKPMAVTLPAVALLVDLWPLRRLRIDLPGWPRELRRRLVEKLPLALLAGGASVLTWHAQGAAVADLTGVPLGLRLANAPLAVVDYLVHTLWPFRLAPFYPLPAAIPWPQAAAALVLLTLLTAAAVAAGRSQPAIPVGWLAFLGMLVPVLGLVQVGNQASADRYTYLPSIGLAVAIVWGTAGLATRTSMTRALAVAAAGLAILLGVATSAQARRWHDSETLWSHTLEVSGPSFFAHHNLGLALARSGRSTDALLHLRAAVALRPAYGQSRAALGSLLLTLGRADEAREQFERAIERDPTDPRKRLSLAQALERLGRLEEAAAALEAALALDPGYGAARQGLAEIRARLAELPPRP from the coding sequence GTGCCTGTGGCGAGCGACCAGAGTCGCCGGGTGAGCGTGCTGCCGCGAGCCGGGGGCCCCGCGCCTCCGCTCAGCCCCGGGCTGCTCGCCGTGGCGCTCGCCGGCCTGGTCCTCGTCGTGTTCCGTCCGGCGCTCGAGGCCGGCTTCGAGCTCGTCGACGACAATCTGTACGTTACCGACAACCCGGCCGTCCGCGCCGGCCTCGGCTGGCCTGGCCTGCGATGGGCGGCGACGGCGATCGTCGCCGGCAACTGGCATCCGCTCACCCTGCTCTCGCACCAGCTCGACGTCACGCTCTTCGGCCTCGATCCGCGCGGACATCACCTGACGAGCGTGTTGCTGCATGCGGCGACGGCCGCGATCCTCTTCCTCCTCCTTCAGGCGGCGACCGGGGCCACCGGCCGCGCTTTCGCTGCCACGACGCTCTTCGCCCTGCACCCGCTGCGCGTCGAATCGGTCGTCTGGGTCGCCGAGCGCAAGGACGTCCTCTGCGGCCTCCTCTTCCTGCTTGCCCTGGGCGCCTACGGGAGATGGACCGCCCGTCCCGGCCCCGGTCGTCTGGCCCTGCTGCTCACGGCCTTCGCCGCCGCGCTCGCCGCCAAGCCGATGGCGGTGACTCTCCCGGCGGTGGCGCTGCTCGTCGATCTCTGGCCGCTCCGCCGCCTTCGCATCGACCTCCCCGGCTGGCCGCGCGAGTTGCGCCGGCGTCTCGTCGAAAAGCTCCCGCTCGCTCTCCTTGCCGGCGGCGCGTCGGTCCTGACCTGGCACGCCCAAGGGGCGGCGGTGGCCGACCTCACCGGCGTACCGCTCGGACTGCGCCTCGCCAACGCGCCACTCGCCGTCGTCGACTACCTCGTCCACACCCTCTGGCCGTTCCGGCTCGCGCCGTTCTATCCCCTGCCGGCAGCGATCCCCTGGCCGCAAGCGGCGGCGGCCCTGGTCCTGCTCACCCTGCTCACCGCCGCGGCCGTCGCGGCCGGGAGGTCCCAACCGGCGATTCCCGTGGGCTGGCTCGCCTTCCTCGGCATGCTCGTGCCGGTGCTCGGCCTCGTGCAGGTCGGCAATCAGGCCAGCGCCGACCGCTACACCTACCTGCCGTCGATCGGCCTCGCCGTCGCGATCGTGTGGGGCACCGCCGGCCTCGCGACGCGCACGTCGATGACGCGTGCCCTCGCCGTCGCCGCCGCGGGCCTCGCGATCCTGCTCGGCGTCGCCACCTCGGCGCAGGCCCGGCGCTGGCACGACAGCGAGACCCTCTGGTCGCACACCCTGGAGGTCTCGGGGCCGAGCTTCTTCGCTCATCACAACCTCGGGCTGGCACTGGCCCGCAGCGGAAGGTCGACCGACGCGCTCCTCCACTTGCGCGCTGCCGTCGCGCTGCGCCCGGCGTACGGACAGAGCCGCGCCGCCCTCGGCAGCCTGCTGCTCACCCTCGGTCGCGCCGACGAGGCGCGCGAGCAGTTCGAGCGGGCGATCGAGCGCGACCCGACCGATCCGCGCAAGCGGCTCTCGCTCGCCCAGGCGCTCGAACGCCTCGGGCGGCTGGAGGAAGCCGCGGCGGCGCTCGAGGCGGCTCTGGCACTCGACCCCGGCTACGGCGCTGCGCGCCAAGGGCTCGCCGAGATCCGCGCCCGGCTCGCTGAGCTGCCGCCGAGGCCGTGA
- a CDS encoding MBOAT family protein, with translation MVFSSHLFVFGFLPLALAVYYLLPRRGRHLALTLLSYLFYGWTSPAFCLLLLVSTLIDYVCGLLIAGDVPFAGGGEPPMLDRATPRTRAQKTALLASIVSNLSLLAFFKYFDFAVENWNALASATGVPEAALARTLEVTLPLGISFYTFQSMSYTLDVYRGEARALRSAIDFACYVSMFPQLVAGPIIRFAEVADQMRSRTHTVAKFSRGVAFLAVGLGKKVLLANPCGKVADTVFGAASASAVEAWSGLVAYAFQIYFDFSGYSDMAIGLGLMLGFVFARNFDSPYRAESITDFWRRWHISLSTWLRDYLYVPLGGNRKGERRTYVNLALVMLLGGLWHGASWNFVLWGGWHGLWLAAERAAGKRSLLPGLPRTGRIAATFLVVLLSWVPFRAVDLASAGRYFSWLVGFGEAPGGAGLLAGVVFQPYYLAVLAISALIIWRAPQAWSFTRTLTWPRAAACAGLLVAALTALAAQEFNPFIYFIF, from the coding sequence ATGGTCTTCAGCTCCCACCTCTTCGTCTTCGGTTTCCTTCCGCTTGCGCTGGCGGTCTACTACCTGTTGCCGCGACGCGGGCGCCACCTCGCCCTCACCCTGCTCTCCTACCTCTTCTACGGCTGGACGAGCCCGGCATTCTGCCTGCTGCTGCTCGTCTCGACGCTGATCGATTATGTCTGTGGCCTGCTGATCGCCGGCGACGTGCCGTTCGCCGGGGGCGGCGAGCCGCCGATGCTCGATCGCGCGACGCCGCGAACGCGCGCTCAGAAGACGGCCCTGCTCGCGTCGATCGTGTCGAATCTCTCGCTGCTCGCGTTCTTCAAGTACTTCGATTTCGCGGTCGAGAACTGGAATGCACTCGCTTCGGCGACCGGCGTGCCGGAGGCAGCGCTGGCCCGGACGCTCGAGGTCACGCTGCCGCTGGGCATCAGCTTCTACACCTTCCAGTCGATGAGCTACACGCTCGACGTCTACCGCGGGGAGGCGCGAGCGCTGCGCAGCGCGATCGACTTCGCTTGCTATGTGTCGATGTTCCCGCAACTCGTGGCCGGGCCGATCATCCGCTTCGCCGAGGTTGCCGACCAGATGAGGTCGCGTACCCACACGGTGGCCAAGTTCTCTCGCGGCGTCGCCTTTCTCGCGGTCGGGCTCGGCAAGAAGGTCCTCCTCGCCAATCCCTGCGGCAAGGTCGCCGACACCGTGTTCGGTGCGGCTTCCGCCTCGGCGGTGGAGGCCTGGAGCGGGCTCGTCGCTTACGCCTTTCAGATCTACTTCGACTTCTCCGGCTATTCCGACATGGCCATCGGACTCGGTCTGATGCTGGGCTTCGTGTTCGCCCGCAACTTCGACTCACCCTATCGGGCCGAGTCGATCACCGACTTCTGGCGGCGTTGGCACATCTCTCTCTCGACCTGGCTGCGGGACTACCTCTACGTCCCTCTCGGTGGCAACCGGAAAGGTGAGCGGCGGACTTACGTCAACCTTGCCTTGGTGATGTTGCTTGGCGGGCTCTGGCACGGCGCTTCCTGGAACTTCGTGCTCTGGGGCGGGTGGCACGGCCTGTGGCTTGCGGCCGAGCGCGCGGCGGGAAAGCGGTCGCTGCTGCCGGGTCTTCCTCGAACGGGGAGGATCGCGGCGACCTTCCTCGTCGTGCTGCTCTCCTGGGTACCGTTTCGTGCCGTCGACTTGGCGAGCGCCGGGCGGTATTTCTCCTGGCTCGTCGGGTTCGGCGAGGCTCCTGGTGGTGCCGGACTCCTGGCCGGCGTCGTCTTTCAGCCGTATTACCTGGCTGTCCTGGCGATCTCCGCGCTGATCATCTGGAGGGCACCGCAGGCGTGGAGCTTCACGCGCACCCTGACTTGGCCGCGCGCGGCCGCGTGCGCGGGACTGTTGGTCGCGGCCCTGACGGCATTGGCGGCGCAGGAGTTCAACCCATTCATCTACTTCATCTTCTGA
- a CDS encoding NAD(P)-dependent oxidoreductase, protein MPETVALDREVAAPLQGARVLVTGASGFIGSHLVAALTGAGAEVHAVSRREQVASPGVAWHRTDLAERGAAAQLLAAASPQVVFHLASAVTGGRELSLVLPTFEANLAATVRLLAAASEQAVPRVVLAGSLEEPDAASGNLPGSPYAAAKWAASGYARMFHALYAAPLVTARLYMVYGPAQRDLRKLVPYVSLALLRGEPPALSSGIRPVDWIAVDDVVDGLLVCATRAGLEGATVELGSGRLVTVREVVERLHSLIGGPPPRFGAIADRPFERVRAANLAATEATTGWRPRLSLDDGLARTVDWYRTHRGELER, encoded by the coding sequence ATGCCCGAGACCGTCGCTCTCGACCGCGAGGTTGCCGCTCCCCTGCAGGGGGCGCGCGTGCTGGTCACCGGCGCTTCCGGCTTCATCGGCTCCCACCTCGTCGCGGCCTTGACCGGCGCCGGAGCGGAGGTCCACGCCGTGAGCCGCCGCGAGCAGGTCGCGTCCCCGGGTGTCGCCTGGCATCGCACCGATCTCGCCGAGCGCGGCGCCGCCGCGCAGCTGCTGGCGGCGGCGTCCCCGCAAGTCGTCTTCCACCTGGCGAGCGCGGTGACCGGCGGACGAGAGCTCTCGCTGGTGCTCCCGACGTTCGAGGCCAACCTCGCGGCGACGGTGCGACTGTTGGCGGCGGCAAGCGAGCAGGCGGTCCCGCGAGTCGTCCTCGCCGGGTCGCTCGAGGAGCCCGATGCGGCGAGCGGCAACCTTCCCGGCTCGCCCTATGCCGCGGCGAAGTGGGCCGCCTCCGGCTATGCGCGGATGTTCCACGCGCTCTATGCCGCACCGCTCGTCACCGCCCGCCTCTACATGGTCTACGGGCCGGCGCAGCGCGACCTGCGCAAGCTCGTGCCGTACGTCTCGCTCGCACTGCTTCGCGGCGAGCCGCCGGCGCTCTCGAGCGGCATCCGGCCGGTCGATTGGATCGCGGTCGACGACGTGGTCGACGGACTGCTCGTCTGCGCGACGCGGGCCGGGCTGGAGGGGGCGACTGTCGAGCTCGGCAGCGGTCGACTGGTAACCGTGCGCGAGGTCGTCGAGCGGCTGCATTCCCTGATCGGCGGACCGCCGCCTCGCTTCGGGGCGATCGCCGACCGCCCCTTCGAGCGCGTCCGGGCCGCGAACCTCGCGGCGACCGAAGCCACGACCGGCTGGCGCCCGCGGCTCTCGCTCGACGACGGGCTCGCCCGGACGGTCGACTGGTATCGCACTCATCGCGGTGAGCTCGAAAGGTAG
- a CDS encoding oligosaccharide flippase family protein, with the protein MSTHDPARGLLRSSSAATLAQFWRMGLMLATNIFLRRLLPREDWGVWGWVETVFLVLAALRDLGLPSHVVRLDPPPYGTLVRFQLGWGILLAVGVAFAAPSLALLFHDPVPTVVPVLRAMTVFMLLEGLASVPLTYLERELRIQRTLLPELVRSLAYTGTAVALAVAGRGVWSLVIAQLVAAAAYTAVLWGIAARSMPLTRSSHRLVELLRGSLPLGSVWLLQLGITYLDPWILGARFASARVAEYLFAYFFGSLATRVMQQPVARALYPAFVALRSDPARKVEAYRLGTLLLAALEVPAACVMFVNPELLLSLVGGQQWVEAPGYLRILAFAPLIDPFGRFGGELLIALHRDRLRVVSLAASLLSVGAAGWALTSSAGPGGMAWARYLVLGAPVVAWGVWSFDPAGFRRLARDLVEVYLVPLPLFAATWWLTPAGSWLRLLVSAAAALVCLAWSWRRFGSSFQTFFRFGAMAGARQ; encoded by the coding sequence TTGAGCACGCACGATCCAGCCCGCGGGCTCCTCCGCTCTTCCAGCGCCGCGACGCTCGCCCAGTTCTGGCGCATGGGCCTGATGCTGGCCACCAACATCTTCCTGCGGCGCCTGCTGCCGCGCGAAGACTGGGGCGTCTGGGGATGGGTGGAGACCGTCTTCCTGGTGCTCGCCGCACTGCGCGACCTCGGGCTGCCCAGCCACGTCGTGCGGCTCGACCCGCCGCCGTACGGCACGCTCGTCCGCTTCCAGCTCGGATGGGGAATCCTGCTCGCCGTCGGCGTCGCGTTCGCCGCCCCGTCGCTCGCGCTGCTGTTTCACGACCCGGTCCCGACGGTGGTCCCGGTCCTCCGCGCGATGACCGTCTTCATGCTGCTCGAGGGCCTGGCCTCCGTGCCGCTCACCTACCTCGAGCGCGAGCTGCGGATCCAGCGCACCCTCCTGCCCGAGCTGGTGCGTAGCCTTGCCTACACCGGCACCGCCGTGGCGCTCGCCGTGGCCGGACGTGGGGTGTGGAGCCTGGTGATCGCGCAGCTCGTCGCCGCGGCCGCCTACACCGCGGTGCTCTGGGGGATCGCCGCGCGGTCGATGCCGCTGACCCGCAGCAGCCACCGCCTCGTCGAGCTGCTCCGGGGGAGCCTGCCGCTCGGCAGCGTCTGGTTGCTGCAGCTCGGCATCACCTATCTCGACCCGTGGATCCTCGGCGCGCGGTTTGCCAGCGCCCGCGTCGCGGAGTACCTCTTCGCCTACTTCTTCGGCTCGCTTGCCACGCGCGTCATGCAGCAACCGGTGGCGCGCGCGCTCTATCCGGCCTTCGTCGCCCTGCGTAGCGATCCGGCGCGCAAGGTCGAGGCGTACCGACTCGGGACGCTCCTGCTCGCCGCCCTCGAGGTGCCGGCCGCCTGCGTGATGTTCGTCAACCCCGAGCTGCTGCTCTCGCTGGTGGGTGGCCAGCAGTGGGTCGAGGCTCCGGGGTACCTGAGGATCCTCGCCTTCGCGCCGCTCATCGACCCGTTCGGACGGTTCGGCGGCGAGCTGCTCATCGCCCTGCACCGCGACCGCCTGCGCGTCGTCTCCCTGGCCGCCAGCCTCTTGTCGGTCGGCGCCGCCGGATGGGCGCTCACGTCGTCCGCAGGCCCGGGCGGCATGGCGTGGGCCCGCTATCTCGTGCTCGGAGCGCCGGTGGTGGCCTGGGGTGTCTGGTCGTTCGATCCGGCCGGGTTCCGTCGGCTGGCGCGTGACCTCGTCGAGGTCTACCTCGTGCCGCTACCGCTCTTCGCCGCGACCTGGTGGCTGACCCCGGCCGGCAGTTGGCTACGGCTGCTCGTCTCAGCCGCGGCGGCGCTCGTCTGCCTCGCCTGGTCGTGGCGGCGATTCGGCTCGAGCTTCCAGACCTTCTTCCGCTTCGGCGCGATGGCCGGGGCGCGTCAGTAA
- a CDS encoding class I SAM-dependent methyltransferase has translation MGVPIQVARLLLEESKARPFAGSLLTLGRTSVYVTEAELRRFARRHGVRLADDGGPIGLSHNPELAACGCLGDRSFFRLLGFSEVTSVDASNWEGADRIADLNRPLPEELRGRFDAVFEAGTIQHVFHLPNVFANLHAVLKPGGRAIHGMAPSHNHVDHGFHQFSPTLFHDYYAANGWRLESELLCEFTSLWLGSRFRPAGFTVRRYRPGCLDELAYGGFRARQLALFVVASKVEHATADVAPQQGYYRSFWSDVSERERTAGRGSGPSRRRSFDRLTARWPWIEPPLLGWKRLRRLVGRLRPRRLPPVTARY, from the coding sequence ATGGGTGTTCCGATCCAGGTGGCCCGGCTGTTGCTCGAGGAGAGCAAGGCGCGCCCGTTCGCGGGCTCGTTGCTGACCCTTGGACGGACTTCGGTCTACGTCACCGAAGCGGAGCTGCGGCGCTTCGCCCGTCGTCACGGGGTCCGACTCGCCGACGACGGCGGACCGATCGGCCTGTCGCACAATCCGGAGCTCGCCGCCTGCGGCTGTCTCGGCGACCGGAGCTTCTTCCGCCTCCTCGGCTTCTCGGAGGTGACCTCGGTCGACGCGTCGAACTGGGAGGGCGCCGACCGCATCGCCGACCTCAACCGGCCGTTGCCGGAAGAGCTGCGCGGGCGCTTCGACGCCGTGTTCGAGGCGGGAACGATCCAGCACGTCTTCCACCTGCCGAACGTCTTCGCCAATTTGCACGCGGTGCTCAAGCCCGGCGGCCGTGCGATCCACGGCATGGCCCCGTCGCACAACCACGTCGATCACGGCTTCCACCAGTTCTCGCCCACGCTCTTTCACGACTACTACGCGGCGAACGGCTGGCGGCTGGAGAGCGAGTTGCTCTGCGAGTTCACCTCGCTCTGGCTGGGATCGCGCTTTCGTCCCGCGGGGTTCACGGTTCGGAGATACCGCCCCGGCTGCCTCGACGAGCTCGCGTACGGCGGCTTCCGCGCTCGCCAACTCGCCCTCTTCGTGGTGGCGAGCAAGGTCGAACACGCCACTGCCGACGTCGCGCCGCAGCAGGGCTACTACCGCAGCTTCTGGAGCGACGTCAGCGAACGCGAACGCACGGCGGGGAGGGGCAGCGGTCCGTCGCGCCGCCGGTCGTTCGATCGGCTGACGGCGCGGTGGCCGTGGATCGAACCGCCGCTGCTCGGCTGGAAGCGGTTGCGGCGGTTGGTCGGGCGGCTCCGTCCTCGCCGCCTGCCGCCGGTCACGGCGCGTTACTGA
- a CDS encoding outer membrane lipoprotein-sorting protein, translating to MTRTTRRLLAVTIALLAGLAQRTAAEVTAEEKRLLADTNLFATAPQQFRARLAINSLGSDSKIELEIWRGGRDKLLVRPLDPKQIGKFLLQSGADRYLISPGAKQPVKLGAGFKMQGGLSFEELLGIDIERAYDVEHVETAGKVVTYHLKAKPEAAAASGTAAARWVVDRERRLPLRADLLLADGRTARVVEFPEFRSTRPLVPRRIVLKDVLRGGPPLEVELREIEARAIPAALFDLADPTARNALLVPPAKP from the coding sequence ATGACCCGCACGACCCGCCGACTCCTCGCCGTGACGATCGCGCTCCTCGCCGGCCTCGCCCAGCGCACCGCCGCCGAGGTGACCGCCGAGGAGAAGCGCCTCCTCGCCGACACCAACCTCTTCGCCACCGCCCCGCAACAGTTCCGCGCCCGCCTGGCGATCAACAGCCTCGGCTCCGACAGCAAGATCGAGTTGGAGATCTGGCGCGGCGGCCGGGACAAGCTGCTCGTCCGCCCGCTCGATCCGAAGCAGATCGGCAAGTTCCTGCTCCAGTCCGGCGCCGACCGTTACCTGATCTCCCCGGGCGCCAAGCAGCCGGTCAAGCTCGGCGCCGGCTTCAAGATGCAGGGCGGCCTCTCCTTCGAGGAGCTGCTCGGCATCGACATCGAGCGCGCTTACGACGTCGAGCACGTCGAGACCGCCGGGAAGGTCGTGACCTACCACCTCAAGGCCAAGCCCGAAGCCGCTGCGGCGAGTGGGACGGCCGCCGCGCGCTGGGTGGTCGACCGCGAGCGGCGCCTGCCACTGCGTGCCGACCTGCTGCTTGCCGACGGCCGCACCGCACGCGTCGTCGAGTTCCCCGAGTTCCGTTCGACCCGCCCCCTGGTACCGCGCCGCATCGTGCTCAAGGACGTCCTGCGTGGCGGGCCGCCGCTCGAGGTCGAGCTGCGCGAGATCGAAGCGCGGGCCATCCCGGCGGCACTCTTCGACCTCGCCGACCCGACGGCCCGCAACGCACTGCTCGTGCCGCCGGCCAAGCCCTGA
- a CDS encoding ABC transporter permease, which translates to MRLLLFALRNLTRNRRRTAISLAVVAAGTIALLLTAGFVTFSFAGLSEAMIHGGLGHLEVARASAVENHQATLERSLADGLEDWAALQAEIETVPGVLAASPTLHVAGVASTADGRSTAYLGVAGDPARERRMGFEVRLRRGEDLADDAPAIGEDRVLLATGLAESLGLEPGGRLTLLAVDPGGMLNALDVTVAGIVTTGVQELDTRYLRLHLASAQRLLATSRVSNLVVTLAETERTEATRAALVERFAAREPKLAVVAWQQRAPFYTQVRNLYLGIFWFLGSIVFVLVVLSTSNTLAMAVMERVRELGTMRALGTSVPQLAGLVLAEALWLGLLGSLVGDLLGGALIWTINALDIRMPPPPGAVNPIDLKLAYVPEAFLGAVVLMLVVLALAAIGPIVRVARLKIVEALGHI; encoded by the coding sequence ATGCGCCTGCTGCTCTTCGCCCTGCGCAACCTGACGCGCAACCGCCGCCGCACCGCGATCTCGCTCGCGGTCGTGGCGGCCGGCACGATCGCCCTGCTGCTGACCGCCGGCTTCGTCACCTTCTCCTTCGCCGGCCTTTCCGAGGCGATGATCCACGGTGGGCTCGGGCATCTCGAAGTCGCGCGAGCCAGCGCCGTCGAGAATCACCAGGCGACGCTCGAACGCTCGCTCGCCGACGGCCTCGAGGACTGGGCGGCGCTACAGGCCGAGATCGAGACCGTTCCCGGCGTCCTCGCGGCGTCGCCGACGCTGCACGTCGCGGGCGTCGCCTCGACCGCCGACGGCCGCTCGACGGCCTATCTCGGGGTCGCCGGCGACCCGGCGCGGGAGCGCCGCATGGGCTTCGAAGTGCGCCTCCGCCGCGGCGAGGACCTTGCCGACGACGCTCCGGCGATCGGCGAGGACCGCGTGCTCCTCGCGACCGGGCTCGCCGAGTCGCTCGGCCTCGAGCCCGGCGGCCGCCTCACCCTCCTCGCCGTCGATCCGGGCGGCATGCTCAACGCGCTCGACGTCACCGTCGCCGGCATCGTCACCACCGGCGTCCAGGAGCTCGACACCCGCTACCTGCGACTGCATCTGGCGAGCGCCCAGCGCCTGCTCGCCACCTCGCGCGTCTCGAACCTGGTGGTCACCCTCGCCGAGACGGAACGCACCGAGGCGACCCGCGCCGCGCTCGTCGAGCGCTTCGCCGCCCGCGAGCCGAAGCTCGCCGTCGTCGCCTGGCAGCAACGGGCGCCCTTCTACACGCAGGTGCGCAATCTCTACCTCGGCATCTTCTGGTTCCTCGGCTCGATCGTCTTCGTGCTTGTCGTCCTGTCGACCTCGAACACCCTGGCGATGGCGGTGATGGAGCGGGTCCGCGAGCTCGGGACGATGCGTGCCCTCGGGACCTCCGTGCCACAGCTCGCTGGGCTGGTGCTCGCCGAGGCGCTCTGGCTCGGTCTCCTCGGCTCGCTCGTCGGCGACCTGCTCGGCGGCGCGCTGATCTGGACGATCAACGCTCTCGACATCCGGATGCCGCCGCCGCCCGGCGCCGTCAACCCGATCGACCTCAAGCTCGCCTACGTCCCCGAGGCCTTCCTCGGCGCCGTCGTGCTGATGCTCGTCGTCCTCGCTCTCGCCGCCATCGGCCCCATCGTGCGCGTGGCGAGGCTCAAGATCGTCGAGGCTCTCGGGCACATCTGA